In Blautia sp. SC05B48, a single genomic region encodes these proteins:
- the recF gene encoding DNA replication/repair protein RecF (All proteins in this family for which functions are known are DNA-binding proteins that assist the filamentation of RecA onto DNA for the initiation of recombination or recombinational repair.), with translation MYIESIRLNNFRNYESLEMNFDQGTNILYGDNAQGKTNILEAVYLAGTSKSHKGSKDREMIRFKNEESHIRMMVKKGELSYKIDMHLRKNKAKGVAINGLPIRKARELLGVVNLVFFSPEDLNIIKDGPGERRRFLDSELCQLDGVYITELAGYNHIVNQRNRLLKDCYMNPGLKSTLDVWDMQMVDYGKKIIGKREAFVEELNEIARGLHKGLTGGIEELEILYEPSVTAAEFEDKLSRNRERDLRMKLTSVGPHRDDFCVKVNGIDIRRYGSQGQQRTAALSLKLSEIYLVKKKIRDTPVLLLDDVLSELDSSRQTYLLESIHDIQTLITCTGLDDFVSHQFKINRVFQVVKGHVYMPKGF, from the coding sequence ATGTACATTGAATCCATCAGACTGAATAATTTCAGGAATTATGAGTCGCTGGAGATGAATTTTGATCAGGGCACCAATATTCTCTACGGCGACAATGCCCAGGGAAAGACCAATATCCTGGAGGCGGTTTATCTGGCAGGTACCAGCAAATCCCACAAGGGAAGCAAGGACCGGGAGATGATCCGCTTTAAGAATGAGGAATCCCATATCCGAATGATGGTGAAGAAGGGCGAGCTTTCATACAAAATAGACATGCACCTCCGGAAAAACAAAGCAAAGGGAGTTGCCATCAACGGGCTGCCGATCCGCAAGGCAAGGGAGCTGCTGGGGGTGGTGAATCTGGTGTTTTTTTCTCCGGAGGATCTTAATATTATCAAGGATGGACCGGGAGAGAGAAGACGTTTTCTGGATTCGGAGCTTTGTCAGCTGGATGGTGTTTATATCACGGAGCTGGCCGGCTACAACCATATCGTGAACCAGAGAAACCGTCTTCTCAAAGACTGTTATATGAACCCCGGGCTGAAAAGTACCCTGGATGTCTGGGATATGCAGATGGTCGATTACGGAAAGAAGATCATCGGGAAGCGGGAAGCCTTTGTGGAGGAGCTTAACGAGATCGCAAGGGGGCTCCATAAAGGCCTTACCGGCGGGATCGAGGAGCTGGAGATCCTGTACGAGCCAAGTGTTACGGCGGCGGAGTTTGAGGATAAGCTTTCCAGGAACCGGGAGCGGGATCTTCGGATGAAGCTGACCTCTGTGGGACCGCACAGAGATGATTTCTGCGTAAAAGTCAACGGGATCGACATCCGGAGGTATGGTTCCCAGGGGCAGCAGAGGACTGCAGCTCTTTCTCTGAAGCTTTCGGAGATCTATCTGGTGAAGAAAAAGATCCGGGATACACCGGTGCTTCTGCTGGATGATGTTCTTTCAGAGCTGGATAGCAGCAGGCAGACATATCTGCTGGAAAGCATCCACGATATACAGACTCTGATCACCTGTACAGGACTGGATGATTTTGTCAGCCATCAGTTCAAGATCAACAGGGTTTTTCAGGTGGTAAAGGGGCATGTTTATATGCCTAAAGGGTTTTGA
- a CDS encoding RNA-binding S4 domain-containing protein, with the protein MEIRIKDEFIKLGQALKLAGVVEDGVEAKYAINDGLVLVNGEVENRRGRKIHPGDTISYDGKDIYVIG; encoded by the coding sequence TTGGAGATCAGAATTAAAGACGAATTTATCAAGCTTGGCCAGGCGCTGAAGCTGGCCGGTGTTGTGGAGGACGGCGTTGAGGCGAAATATGCCATCAATGATGGTCTGGTACTGGTGAACGGTGAGGTGGAGAACCGCCGTGGCCGCAAGATCCATCCTGGAGATACCATTTCCTACGATGGAAAAGATATTTATGTGATTGGGTGA
- the dnaN gene encoding DNA polymerase III subunit beta translates to MKIICSKSSLLKSVSIALKAVPSKTTMPILECILMDATTNQIKFTTNDMELGIETIVEGIIEEKGKVALDAKIFYEIIRRLPDNDITIKTDDKYAATITCEKAKFNIPGKSGEDFAYLPMIEKDEPLTISQYTLKEMIRQTIFSIAVNENNKLMTGELFEIKNNCLKVVSLDGHRIAIRKMPLKKDYSDRKVVVPGKTLSEVSKILSGEVNDQVSIYFTKNHILFEFDQTMVVSRLIEGEYFRIDQMLSSDYETKLKINKKEFLDCIDRATLLVREVDKKPIIINITDDDMELRIDSAMGSMNEEIDIEKEGKDIMIGFNPKFLIDALRVIDDETVTIYLVNPKAPCFIRDDEENYTYLILPVNINQNQAR, encoded by the coding sequence ATGAAAATCATCTGCTCCAAATCAAGTCTGTTAAAAAGTGTAAGTATCGCACTCAAAGCAGTTCCATCAAAAACCACAATGCCGATCCTGGAATGTATTCTTATGGATGCAACCACAAACCAGATCAAATTTACCACCAACGATATGGAGCTGGGAATTGAAACTATCGTTGAGGGTATTATTGAAGAAAAAGGTAAAGTTGCTCTTGATGCAAAAATCTTCTATGAAATCATCAGACGACTTCCGGATAATGATATTACCATTAAAACTGATGATAAATATGCAGCAACCATTACCTGTGAAAAAGCAAAATTCAATATCCCCGGAAAATCAGGAGAAGATTTTGCTTATTTACCGATGATCGAAAAGGATGAACCACTGACGATCTCTCAGTACACACTGAAAGAAATGATCCGCCAGACTATTTTTTCTATTGCTGTAAATGAGAACAATAAGCTTATGACCGGTGAACTTTTTGAGATCAAAAATAACTGTCTGAAGGTAGTTTCTCTGGATGGACACCGTATCGCTATCCGAAAAATGCCCCTTAAGAAAGATTATTCTGACCGTAAGGTGGTAGTTCCGGGCAAAACTTTAAGCGAGGTCAGCAAGATCCTTTCCGGAGAGGTGAATGATCAGGTCAGCATTTACTTCACAAAAAACCATATTTTATTTGAATTTGATCAGACTATGGTAGTTTCCAGACTGATCGAGGGAGAATATTTCAGAATTGACCAGATGCTTTCCAGTGATTATGAGACAAAACTGAAGATCAACAAAAAAGAGTTCCTGGATTGTATCGACCGTGCCACACTTCTGGTACGTGAGGTTGACAAAAAACCGATCATCATCAACATCACAGATGATGATATGGAGCTGCGCATTGATTCTGCAATGGGTTCCATGAATGAGGAGATCGATATTGAAAAAGAGGGTAAGGATATCATGATCGGCTTCAACCCGAAATTCCTGATCGATGCTCTTCGTGTTATTGATGATGAAACCGTGACGATCTATCTTGTAAATCCGAAGGCCCCGTGCTTTATCCGTGACGATGAGGAGAACTATACTTACCTGATCCTTCCTGTAAATATCAACCAGAATCAGGCCAGATAA
- the dnaA gene encoding chromosomal replication initiator protein DnaA, whose product MDAVIEKWEEILQTVKSEYEVTDVPFNTWLKPLKVYEVDGKLITVVVPSEQAAIGVNYISKRYKIPLQVTICVLTGMEECEVRFVLEKDLPKKTEKNTSYDKQVQDTRYEEAHLNPKYTFDTFVVGSNNKFAQAAALAVAESPGDTYNPLFIYGGAGLGKTHLMHSIAHFILEHDENSRVLYVTSEEFTNELIETIRNGNNTAMSKFREKYRNIDVLLVDDIQFIIGKESTQEEFFHTFNSLHSAKKQIIISSDKPPKDMEILEERFRSRFEWGLIADITLPDYETRMAILHKNEEMNGYSISEDVIKYIATNIKSNIRELEGAFNKVMAGAKLEKKEVTLELAEQALKDIISPDEKKVITPEYIISVVAEHYGVTPADLSGNKRNSKIVMPRQVSMYLCREIISTPLKNIGKALGNRDHTTVMHGIEKIENELQNDDNLKNTIDILKKKINPQG is encoded by the coding sequence TGAGGTTGACGGAAAGCTGATAACAGTGGTTGTTCCCTCTGAGCAGGCAGCGATCGGAGTCAATTACATCAGTAAACGCTACAAAATACCTCTCCAGGTTACTATCTGTGTACTGACAGGCATGGAAGAATGCGAGGTTCGCTTCGTTCTGGAAAAAGATCTCCCCAAAAAAACAGAAAAAAACACTTCTTATGATAAACAGGTTCAGGATACACGTTACGAAGAGGCGCATTTAAATCCAAAATACACCTTCGACACCTTCGTTGTAGGAAGTAATAACAAATTCGCCCAGGCCGCAGCTCTTGCAGTTGCCGAATCACCGGGAGATACCTACAATCCACTGTTTATCTATGGCGGAGCCGGTCTTGGTAAGACGCATCTTATGCATTCCATCGCTCATTTCATTCTGGAACACGACGAAAACAGCCGTGTTTTGTATGTAACCAGTGAGGAATTTACCAACGAGCTGATCGAAACCATCCGAAACGGAAATAACACGGCAATGAGTAAATTCCGTGAAAAATACAGAAATATCGACGTTCTTCTCGTCGATGATATTCAGTTTATTATAGGAAAAGAATCCACACAGGAGGAATTTTTCCATACATTTAATAGTCTTCACAGTGCCAAAAAGCAGATCATCATATCCTCTGATAAACCACCAAAGGATATGGAAATCCTGGAAGAGCGCTTCCGTTCCCGGTTCGAGTGGGGTCTGATCGCAGATATCACGCTGCCTGACTACGAAACCCGAATGGCGATCCTTCATAAAAATGAAGAAATGAACGGCTACAGCATCAGTGAAGATGTTATCAAATATATCGCTACCAATATCAAATCCAATATCCGTGAGCTGGAAGGTGCCTTCAACAAGGTCATGGCCGGAGCCAAGCTTGAAAAAAAGGAAGTAACTCTGGAGCTGGCAGAGCAGGCACTGAAGGATATTATTTCTCCGGATGAGAAAAAAGTGATCACACCGGAATACATCATCTCCGTTGTTGCAGAGCATTACGGAGTCACACCTGCGGACTTAAGCGGAAACAAACGAAACTCCAAAATCGTCATGCCCCGCCAGGTTTCCATGTATCTCTGCCGTGAGATCATATCCACACCTTTGAAAAATATCGGAAAAGCTCTCGGAAACCGTGACCATACCACCGTTATGCACGGTATTGAAAAGATCGAAAACGAATTGCAGAACGACGATAACTTAAAAAATACCATTGATATATTGAAAAAGAAGATTAATCCACAAGGTTAG